TCCCTATATACGCTCTACAAAGTTACCTCCATGGTGTTTACACCTTCAGTTGTCTAAAGATTGTTACCATGTTCCTCACCCAGCCTTTGTCATCTCTAACCCCAGCTCTGTGTACTTAGCTCTTTTGAGCTTTCCTCAGTGGTCAGGCCCTCAGCCCCTGGTGgattttgtggctcttctctgaattacTGGTACTGACTCAGATATCTTTCTGGAACTGAGGTGAACACAGGGTTCCAGAATGGCAGGACAGAGCTTTCTAGTAAGGGCATCCCACCTCCCTGCTCTGAGATGTGCTGACTCTCCAAATGCAGCCCACTAattacactgcctttttaaaaaaagaaaattgctCGTTCTCATCCCCAGGTGTCTGTTTAAAGCCTTTCTACACAAAATGAGGAACCTGATTGTGTGTGTGCTCGCCCTAGCGCTGATGGCACAAGGTGAGTCCCCCGCTTGtaaaccctctgttgcttctcacCATCCTTCATGTTTTCCTAACTGACCCTTTTGTTCAATAAGAAACCTTAGAAAGGAAAAGTTAGACAAAGGTAGTTCTACACTTTCGGCGGGGTGTAGGGTACAGACACTGTACGCCCAGCTATCTCAGCTATAaacagcagggcaggcagtgagACACTGCTTATGTGAGTAAAGTGCTCTACACACCTGAACCCTAGGGTGTGTACACTGCACAGCTCTCTCCTCGCCCAAGCCATGCCTCCCTCATCTGCACTGCCATTTTTAGACTTTATTGTCCCACTGCCTCCCGGCTGTGGAGCTTTTCCCTAccgcagggaaaggctctgctaGTGGGGAATGGCTCTTGTGCGGGggatgcagtggggaaaggctcccgCAGCAAGGaggtgccagagcctttcctcactgcctccctcctgccagagcctttcactgctgcctGTAGCTATGCATACCCCACATGCTACCGCAAGTACAGACAAGCATAGACAAAGTCAGAGACTGATCCATCCTCCTCCTGCCCACCAAGTCTGCATGTTTCCATAGCTAGAGATCTATCTATGCTACTTATAATCACCCCATTATCATAGTATCTGATCACCTCACAATCCTTAATGATTTTACCTAAACAACACCCTTAGGAGGCAggtagtgctattatccccattgtacagatggggaactgaggcacagagtcgctaagtgacttgccttaggtcacacaggaagtctgtgacacaCCAGGGAAATTAACCCACGTCTCAAGTTCCAAGCTCACACCCTACTTGCTGGGCCATCCTTCTGTTCACTCTACCCTGCCCCCACAAAGAAAAGTTGGTGGGGAGGCCTTGCATTTCAATCACTCCTGGGTGAAAGAAGGCACCTTAGCCATTGTCCTGTTGACCCTCATATTTTGTCTCTTGTTCCCTTTAGCTGTTGTGTCTCTGGAATGTTATCATTGCCCTAATGGAGGAAGATGCTTCACCACTCAGAAATGCAGGGATGACCAGGATCAATGTATTACCATGTTCTTCCCGCTCTCTGGTAAGAAGGACAGAGGCAGGGGAACAGGCTGGGGTCACAGACAAGTCAGATTAATGTGATACGGAGCTAAGTGTACAGCAGCCATGGTGGGTCAGGCCTAAGTCTTTGACCAAGTTCCCCAGCCATtggtgagtgtgggaggggcctgAAGAGAGTTAACTTTGAGTGTCCAGCCCAACCCTGCCCATTGTACCCAGAAGGAGAGCTGCTGGATAACTGCTATGGTACCACAAGAGGCTGTGAGGTATGAAGATGGGAAACAGAGACAAAGCAAAAGGGAAGAGGGAAGATAAACAGGGAGAAGTAGCAAGGAAATGGataaggaggaagggaagaaaagaGGATCAGAGGAAGGGGTGAGAAGAAATAAGAAAGGTGGAGAAGCAGAAGGTGAAGAGGGAATAAGTGGTGATCTCACCCAAGTATGCCAAGTCACAAAATCCCTGGAGTTATTCCatcttcccccctctctctctcttcctgtctCCCAGCTAAATACGCTAAGCGATGCTCCAGGACGTATGAGTGTGAAGTCATAAAAGCCATGGGGGGGTCTGCAGTGCAGGCCATTTGCTGCGGCACTGACCAGTGCAACCGATAGACAGGAGCTCCTGCACTCTCAAGACCAACACCAgcagggtgtccctctccccctgcagtgtgactcacaggcgccaacttttcaaactgctggggggtgctcgacctccggctctgccccaggcctcgcctccacaccaccccttcccccaaggctccaaacccaccctgcctcttcccacccccgctccacccagttctgtcccctcccagagcatgccatgtccccgctcctccccctccctcccagcacgccCAGAAACAGTTGTTCGCGGCGGGAGGCACCAGGAGGTACTGATCCACGGGATCTACTGACGGATAGTAGCTGCAGGGAGAGCTGGTAGggaggctgccggtgggtgctctgcatccaccATTTTTTCACCGTGGATGCTTCAGCACTGGAGCACcaatggagtcggtgcctatggtgtGATTAGAGCCTTGCTGCCATCACGCTcgctcactcacacacacacacacacacacacacgtttgccATGGATGTTTTCAGCAGCTGTACTAGTGACTCCATGGACAGCACTAATACTAAAGGATATTACAGCCCCAAATCAGCTGCAGTTACTTTGACTTTATGTCCATTTACTAACATTTTTACAACATAATCTTTCCTGTTTAATTCGGGCCTGTAAAGATGAGGGCTGATAATGCAGGTAACGGACAGGTGGTGCAAGCTTTCCCCATACACAGCGCTGTCAATTCTGATCTGTAGCACACCTGTCATTCCACTCCTGGATTCGCTTGTATTTCTGCCAGCTCATCTCAACCCTGCGCCACAGCATCTCCTGCTACTCAGTCCTCAATAACTTGTAtactcccaccccccccacagaCCTGCTTATTCCcttcagtcctgccctgcagcccccctgctattccagtcctgggatccccctcacagctctgccaatgcccctgtGATACATGAAGGGtgggggagtagctccctttgatggacactcagccagccagttagctgtaaaatccctcttggtctgttctctgcttgctttacctgaaaagggttaacaagcccacaggtaaaagaaaaggagtgggcacctgaccaaaagagccaatgggaaggtagaattttttttaatttgggaaagaaactttccctttggcTGTTGCTCTTTGGCCTGCGGGGGACAGAGCAGCAATACTGTGCAAGGCTTGAACCAGATATGAAAATTCaccttccatacctagaagaaattatttggctagggaatgtttagttagacacaatcagctttattttggcttgtggatctcctctgtgctaacccctggtgcttttctttgcttgtaacctttaagctgaaccgccaagaaagctattttggttgcttaatttttgtaattatttcttttaagatctagcaaaaagcctaagttccacaTATAATTTTTTCCTTTacgtttttaataaaatttacctttttgaagaacaggattggatttttggtgtcctaagaggtttgtgtatgtttgattagctggttaccacagctaatttcctttgttttctttctcagctcttccccggaggggggagggggggaaggg
The Emys orbicularis isolate rEmyOrb1 chromosome 1, rEmyOrb1.hap1, whole genome shotgun sequence DNA segment above includes these coding regions:
- the LOC135878397 gene encoding CD59B glycoprotein-like, whose product is MRNLIVCVLALALMAQAVVSLECYHCPNGGRCFTTQKCRDDQDQCITMFFPLSAKYAKRCSRTYECEVIKAMGGSAVQAICCGTDQCNR